Part of the bacterium genome is shown below.
ACCACGGACTACTGCACATACGAAGCAAGACTATTTGAGAACGGTGAGATACTATTCCAGTATGGTCCATCACATAGCGGGTCTGGCGTTTGGAACAATCTTTACGGAAAGTCAGCTACAATTGGGATATCCTCACCCGACGGAAGAACATCGCTTATCTACGAGTTCAATGGCAATCCACCCGGCAACCCCATCTTCCCTGGGCTCGCGATAAGATTCGTCCCATCAACCATACCTCGTGACACTATAGGACCTGTAATAGTTCACTACAGCCAGCCTGTGATATACTTCTGCGACGATGCTGGCGGCTACAGGTTTACTGTCTCGGCAAACGACCCGATGGGGATAAGTGCTGATACAATGTATGTCTGGGTTAATGGACATCCACGCGTACTCGTCTCCTACATGCATGTTGACGAGAACTTCTACTATTGGCTTGACAGCATCTTTTTCGGCGACACGATAGAATACTATTTTGTTTTCTGGGATGATTTTGTCATACCTAATCGTTCCATATTTCCGGCTGGTGCGCCCGCAGTAAAAATAACCACCATCGTTGGTAACCCTCACATCGGCGGAGATACGACCATAGCAGCATTCATCGACAGCCGGTATGACAGCACATTCGCACCAGAGTTCGATTGGGTCGAAATAGACCCTGCCGCGGGCGGCTCTGGAACGATAATAGACTCCACTCACGACGACCTTCTATCAAATCCGATAAACATAGGCGGGCTGGTGTGGTTTTTCGAGCCTATCTACAGCCACCATGTCAAAATAAGCACCAACGGTTGGCTTACTTTCGACCTATCTTACAGCAGCGGAAGACCATCTACTGGCTACATGCCGAGCGCACTTTTGCCAAATTTCGTTATAGCTCCTCTTTGGGTCGATTTAATACCACGACCGCCACATCCAGCGACCATGCCCTATGGAAAAGTAATAGCATACGACGATACAGCTAATAACAGGTTCATCGTCGAGTGGAAACATGTCTATCCGTATGGCGATTCATCGGGGGTCAACGCCACATTCGAAGTGATGATACCGTATTTCGACGATATAGATGAAATACCGCATGTAGTTAGCATAATAGCGCAATACCTTCATGTTCCCAGTGTGCTCCGCCGAAGACCGACAATAGGCATAGAAAACATGGACGGTGACGGTGTGGCATATGTTAACGCAGGATACCCACCGGCGTGCCTGCCCTACGATAGCTCAGCGGTAAAATTCTACATTTTAACGCCATATTCAATTTCAAGCCCAAAAAAGCCGGATGAGGTTATCGTCAGCGATGTCGTGCCAAATCCCTTTAATTCAAGCGCAAAGATAACCCTTGAGCTTCCGAAAAGCTCCATTGTGAGGGCAGAAATATATGATACCAAAGGTAGACTTGTCCAAAAACTTTGCGAGACAAAACTTCCACGGGGGAAATATACATTGTGCTGGACACCCTACGACAATATATGTTCAGGCATCTATATCATGCGCATATCTGTGGGCGAAAAAATCTTCACAAGGAAATTCGTTTTCACAAAATAAAATAATTTAACAAAATTTGGTTGAGATTCTCATCATAACATATATTTTTTAATAAACAAGGAAGGTGACTATGAAAGGGTATAAAGTTATTATTGGTTTGGTGGTTTGGGTGCTGCTTATTTTAAGCCTGTCAGGCTGTGCACCAAAAATAACCATTCCACAAATGGAAATGGAAGGTTCGCAGTGGTGCTATCCTCGCTCAGACCCTCAGAATACAGGCTACATTGACGGCATGCTTTCTGACTCACTAAAAAAGATTTGGTACACGCAACTTAACGGCATGGACCCATCCTGCCCAACCACTTTTGACAAACTCGTTTTCACAGGGCTTCCGAACAGCAGAATAATAGCTCTCGATAAGGAGAATGGCGCAATAAAACTAAACTTCTGGGCTGATGCGCCGATAATAATGCCGCCAGTATTCTCCCCGCCGTATATGGCATACATAGGCTCGGGCATGTACAATGTTACCGCCTGCTTTGATGTCAGAAGCGGACAGCGGATTTTCGCTAACAGGTCTGGAGACTCGAAAACAGCGCCTATAATTTGTGGAGACACAATAATAGTCTTTACCATGTCGGGTGGAGTTTACGCGCTTAATGCCTTAAATGGGCTTCTTTTATGGCAGGTCAAGCTTGCTAATCCTATTCATGTTCAACCTGCGGAGCGAAACGATACGCTGTTCATCGCTGCTAATGATGTTCTGGTTGAGATCTATCGCGGCGAGGTTACTCTTCAAACAACTCTTCCTTTTGTCCCCATAGGTTTCGTCGTGCTCAGTGATGACAAAATAGCTATTTCATCTGAATCGGGGGACATCGCAGTAATATCAAGCGCTAATGGTCAGCCGGTTTGGCAGGCTAAGCTTAACGCTGAGGCATTACCGCCTATGGTTCACGCTGGAAAGGCGATATTCGCCGATAAAGCAGGCAATATTAAAGCTTTCGACTTGGCTTCCGGGAAAGAACTCTGGAAAGTTAATGTCGGAAAAAATGTCCTTTCTCCACCGATAGGTGTTGGCGAAAAGGTTGTAGTGTCAACAGATGACGGAGATATCTATCTTATCGCCAGTGCGGACGGTAAGGTTATCTCAAAAACAGCTATTCACGAGGATGTTAAGCGCGGATTAGCGAGCGATGGTAAGAGCCTATTTGTGCCGTCGGTTTACGGCCGGATAACATGTTTGAGATAGAATACACGACAGGTTAAGGAATTGAAAATAGGCGACTCCAAAAACCTAAGGGTAGCGCTGGTTCACGACTACCTGAACCAATATGGTGGCGCAGAGGTAGTTTTGAGATGGTTGCATCATCTGTTTCCACACGCGCCAGTTTTTACGCTTATTTATGAGCCCGACCTCGTCCCGCCTGACTTTCGCGGTTGGGACATAAGACCGGTTGGCTGGAGCAGATACTTCCCATTCAGAAAGAAGCTTTATAAATACTACATTTTCCTCTATCCCGCTATGATAGAGCAGGTCGATGTCCGCAATTTCGACCTTGTGATAAGCTCATCCTACCTTTGGGCCAAAGGAGTGATAACACGCAGCGACACACTTCACATATGCTACTGTCACACTCCAATGCGGCAGGCGTGGGAACTTTATTTCGAGTACAAGGAAAGTTATTCCAAATTTATAAGCAAATTCATATATCCGTTCGTTTTCAATTATTTGCGTCTGTGGGACAGAGTATCCGCCGACCGTGTCGACAAATTTATCGCCAACTCCGAGGTTGTTCGCAGAAGGATTCTTAAGTATTATCATCGCGACTCCATCGTGGTTCATCCTCCCGTTGAACTTCACAACATAAGGCCCTCGCCAGAGATAGGCGACTATTACCTCGTTCTATCGCGCCTGGTGCCGTACAAACGCATCGACCTCGCGGTAAAAGCCTTCAACAGACTCGGTAAAAAGCTGATAATAGCAGGAACCGGACCTCAGCTGAAGAAACTTCGCAGGATGGCAAAAGATAACATAACATTTTTGGGCTTCGTGGACGAACCAAAAAAGAACGAGCTTCTATCCCACGCTAAAGCTCTTATTTTCCCCGGCGAGGAGGATTTCGGCATAGTCCCCATAGAGGCTCAAGCTGCCGGGAGACCAGTTATAGCTTACGGTCGCGGCGGAGCCACGACAACAATAATAGACGGCGTTACAGGAATTTTCTTCGACGAGCCCACAGTAGAATCCCTTATCGATGCGGTCGTGAAATTCGAACAATTCGACTTTAACCCGCAGGATGCTATCGAAAACGCCAAGCGATTCGGCGTTAAAACTTTCCTCGAAAGGATGAAGGATGTCATCTCGGCTTTCGTAGCAGAATTTTTTGGCGAGGAGTACGCAAGAAAGCTGTTCGTTGAAATCGAGGAACGGGTGTGATTTATATAATAATTCCGTGATAGCAAAAATCCCGATTTTTACCTTAAACTCTGCGGTTTCCGTTTCCCCGCAGTATCAGCGATTATGATTTTTTACTTCAGCCTCCGCGGTTCCCGAGTATCCGCGGTATCCGCGATTTAACCTTTCACTCTCGCCAGTAATCCGTTACCTTGCGCCAGTCCATAGGCACGAAGAATGAAACAATTTGCCCTGCATCGAGAGTAAAGCTTATTGTCCCAAGCTTTGGGGAATAGGATAGATCAAACCTGTTTACTGTTTTTCGTGTCGAGCGCGTTGAACCGAGTCGCAATCCAATCCCTATGTCAAGCAGATAATCGCTTGGTAATTTCCCGATTTCCTCATCAACGCCGCCGAAGTCGGCAAACAGTGCCAATGCGGGTCTTATGGTCAGAATTTCTATGTTGGGGTACGAGCGCAATTCGAATGTAACTCTCAAAAAACTCTTCTTTTCTCCCTCTGAAACGCGATAAAAAGCCTCGTAACCGCGAAAACCCGTGGAACCATCCGCTATGAACATCAAATCTTCTGGTGCCGATGCCCACATGTAATCTATGCCCACTCCCATCCTGAATTTCGAGTTAGTATACGTTGGTGCAAAGGTTCTGGTTGATAAACTGAAGCCTTTTATGTCAAACTTTCTATACGCGTTGATGGAAGCACCAAAATAAAGTGCTTTGCTGTAGAAGCTGGAAAATACAACTCGTGCGTTGTAGGTTGGTGTGAAATTGTTCGCGTTTTCATAGTCTCTTATATCGAGCTGGGCGCCGAAGGCTAAATCGGCGAATATACCTGTAGTTATGTCCTCAGGACGACCGGAAATGTCAACATTGTAAAGAGTCGCAAATTTTCGCCTCACGAAACTTAGTCTTGGCATTAGCAGCAAAAACTGACCTGTTTTCTTATTTGCCCACCCTCGAGCATTTCTCCTGACAAGGAAATGAGACGCAGCTATACCAAGGAACAAGTTTTTTCCGCAGGGTATAGTATTAAGCTCTACCGATTGCTGCGTGATAAACCTGAATACTGTGTCATTAGGTGTAGCATTGCCTGACCTGTAAATCGGCACATCGAGACTTTCGGCGACAACGCCTACATAAAAAGGAGAACCTTCAAAGAAATTTCTTCTTGAGATTGCGACTTCTGCGTGCCATCTGCCGCCATGATACTTGTAAAGCGCTGAAAGGTCGATTTTGCTTTTTGATATGCCGTATACCCTGCTGCCCACATGCCACCAATCTCTTTCGATATTATGGCTGTACCCAGCCGTAAAGTAAACACCATAGCCCAATAAGTTTTCCTCCTCAAAAGCAATGCTCCAAATAGGTTTTCGTGCTACACACCTGAATTCGGCTGCTATCTTGGTCGTCCACAAATCCTGAACGACTATGGATTTTATCGTGCCATTTTTGTCGGTTTCTATTTTTGCATCACCCCAAAAAGGATACGACCGCATCGCAACCTCAGCCGATTTAATCTGAGCACTATCGTAGTGCCCACAAAGTTTTAAAGGGCAAAGTCGCAGAACAGTTCCCCGCCTGGTTTTAATGTGGACTTTATTGCCAATTTTATATACTATGCCTTCAAATCCCTTTCTTTCAGGGAATGGCTTAAAAACGCCGATATATATGCTGTCACTCTCGGCTGTGCAGGACGCAAATAAGGTAAGTATTATGGCAAACGACCTCATAATAGTCCAATCCGAAAAAATCAAGTCATTGCCGTTTATTAGTTAATTAAATAATGATAAAAAATATTCATGTGTTGACACTATCTAAAATACTCATAATAATTAACTAAACTAAAAAATATTTATGCATATAAAATGCCCAAATTGCGGAACGACGCAGGAGATCGATATAAGTCATTATGACCCCGGTCAACTGCTCGTTATGTGTAAGAACTGTAACGCCAAGTTTGTCGTGCCTCTAACGAATTCTGATTACGATGAGGCTGAAACTAAGGCTCTCGGTCACGGTATAGTAAGCGTTACCTGCCCCTATTGCGGACGCGAGATTATCGCAACGATAGAGCGCATAAAAGGTTCAGAGCTATGGCGCTGTCCTGCATGCCGCGGAATATTCAGAGCATCAATACCCGAGCACATCCTCAAAATTGAGAAGGAAGCCGAAGGCTATGAGCCTGTCGAAAAGGACGAGATAGCGGTTATCGAAACTGTAACATCCGAAAAACTATCCGGGGCTGGCGATGTTGAATTCATCCCCGGGATATCTGATGTAGATCTTCACGATGAGGAGCAACCGCAGGAATCCGTAACACAGACAACTTCTGAGGTGGGTGCGGGAGTTTCTTTTCAATCACCTGATGAGGAAATAATGCCTCCTCTCACCGAAAAAGAGAAGTTTACCGAACGATTCCTTGTGAAGATGGGCGACAAAATAGCTGGTCCGATGTCTTTCGCATTGCTTGAGAACTGGGCGAGAAGCGGGATAATGGGACCGAATGCGCTTATCGCACGAATGAGCAAAAACCCGAACAAATTCTTCCCCGCGAAACTAATGCCAGAGCTAAAACCCTACTTCTTCCCGCAGGAACCCAAAGTTGGCGCCGCAATGAAAGAAATATTGATGGAAACAAGTCCTGCTGAGTTGATGATGCAGGCTATAAACTCAGGTGCGCTTGGGGGTCTTGTAGCTGGGCTTATTTTTTCTCCGTTAATTCTCACCAAGCTCTGGCAACCAGTTCCTATTTTCTCGCCTATCCTTCAGGTTATTGTGCTTCTCGGCTTTTCAACAGTGGTCGGGCTTGGTATAGGCGCTATAAATTCGATTCTTGAACGCTGGATAATAAGCTACCCATGGACAACTCTAGTTCAGTCGCTTATAGCATTGCTTTTCGCAATTTTCGTTTTCGTTATATATGCTCTTCGATTCAAAGTTGGAACCGCTGTATTCGCAGCAATATTGGCTTTTGCCATCTTCTTCCTTATTGGTTTATTCACCTGCCAATTCCACAGAAAGTATGAGACACCAGAATGAATATCCCATTAGGACAATACATAAAGGGCAAATCCACGATTCATCTCCTCGACCCAAGAACCAAACTACTCGGTCTCGTTAGCTTGGCGGTTTTGATAATATCAAAATCACATTTATGGAACCATTTGCTGGCATTCGCTCTTCTCGTCCTTCTGACCAAAGCAGCCAGAATCTCTCTCAAACGCGTAGTAAAGCTCATTTGGGGTTTCAAGTATTTTATATTGATAACATTCGTTATAAACCTTCTTTTTACCCCATCAAAAGACGGCCTGAGTTTTTTATTTCTGCACTTAAGTATTCGCGGCGCTGTATATGGCATTCTTTTCAGCGCGAGGATGGTTCTACTTTTGTGGGCAGCATCTCTTTTCAGCTGGGTTACTTCGCCTGTGTCGCTTGCTGATTCTTTTGAGGAATTGTTCGGTTTTCTTAGAGTCTTTGGTGTTCACCCAAGGGACATATCAACCGTTATTCTCCTTTCGATGCGGTATATTCCCACAATAATTGATGATGCCGTAAAGATTCGCTGGGCACAGCTTGCTCGAGGTGCTAAGGTAAGCGGCGGGATAATAAAGCGTGCCAGACAACTCGTGCCGTTAATTATCCCTGTCTTCGCAACATCTTTTCGAAGGGCAGACAAGCTTGCTATAGCGCTCGAACTACGATGCTACGACCCTTTGATGCCGCGAACCAGACTTACCCCGCTTAGGCTAACCACAACAGACAAAATAACAATTTTGGCCATGTTGGCGTTGCTTGTGGTGATGTTAGTTATTATCTAAACATCTTGTGCGCAAAAAAGTAAAGCTTGACCTGCAATCCTTAGGCAACTTTCTTAATGAAAAACGACGGAGGCTCTGATGGAAAAAGTAATTAAAGGAAGAGTTTTTGTAATAAGAGACCAAAATGGGGAGCCTATAAACGACATCGATACCGACATGATATTTCACAACAAGTATCTTGCTATAACTGAGCTTTCCCAGATGGGGCAGTATGCGTTCAGCAATTTGACTGGCTGGGAGGATTTTCCAAAGAAAGCACGACCTGGAGACATACTCATAGTTGGCGAGAACTTCGGAGCTGGTTCGTCGCGGCAGCAGGCTGTGGACTGTTTCATAGCGCTGGGAATAGCAGCCATAGTCGGAGAAAGCTTCGGTGCGATTTATTTCAGGAATGCCGTTAACGCAGGACTACCAATTTTTGTGGCGCCGGGTATAGCACGCTCTGAGGTTCAAACAGGCGATATAATATCCATAAACACTGAAACTGGCGAGATCTTCGACGAAACCAAGGGTATAAAGCTCCCCAGTGCGAGACCGCTAACAACTGTCCAGCGCCAGATAATCGAGGCGGGAGGTTTATTAGAACTCGCAAGGAAAATCAGGGAATAGGGAATCGACTGTTAAGTTACCGAAGCGATTTTAGTTTAAACCCCTCTCCTGCCAGCCCAAGGGATAAATTTAGCCAACAGCAATAAGAATTTCCCTCACGATTTTCGCAGCCACAACAGCAGATGCTCCCGACGGGTCGAGCATAGGATTAAGCTCCACAATGTCAACGCCAACTATATTAAGCTGACTTGAAAGCCAAAGAATAGCATCCAGTAGTTCGCTAAACGCGAGTCCACCAGGTTCGGGGTTGCCAGTACCTGGAAAGACGGACGGATCCAGTATGTCGAGGTCAAGGGTAATGTAAACGGGGTCATTGCCGATTATGGAAACCGCGTCACCGATTTTTGATATTCCGAACGGTTCGAATGTCAGGCAAAGCCTTTTAACATCGACAAATTCATTTCGTGACCCTGAGCGTGGTCCGAATAAGTGAAGTTTGCTCATCTCAGCTATTCTTCGCAGAACTGTGGCATGTGAAAGCTTGCCCTTAAGGTATTCGTCTCTGAAATCACAGTGTGCATCGAAGGCGATGACCTGAAGGTTAGCATACCTTTTCTTGTAGGATTTAACAGTGGCAATAGTTATTGAATGCTCACCACCGAGCGCTATAAGGAACTTCCCATCAGCTATAACTCCATCAGCAACTTTTTCTATCTCAGCCAATGCTTTCTCCACAGTTCCCAGCGGCATCTCTATGTCCCCAATGTCGGCGAAAGTCGGTAGAGTTTTTCCCTGATAAGGTGAGTAGTCCTCAAGACTTATGGATGCCTGCCTTATAGCCTGTGGACCGAATCTGCTGCCCGGCTTAAACGAGGAAGTGCCATCATAGGGAACGCCAAATAAAACCCAGCTTGAATGTGAATAATCGGATGCTCTCAAATATCTCCCGTCAAAAGTTTCCATACCTTGAAATTAACGGTTTAACATGTTCGTTCAAGAAAAATTTTAATTATGAGTGTAATTTTTTAATTTTGTTTACATTTGAGCAACATTTTTATTGCAAAAAGTGTGATTTTGTATATTTTAATAGTTGTGAAAATTTGCTAATCGTTGTTCCGCATCTTTTTAATTTTTACCGTAAAACTATTGGGAGGTTGAGATGTTGAGCAAAAAAGTTTTATGGGTAGACGATGAGGTCGACCAGCTAAGGTCGCACATAAAGTTTTTAGAAAAGAGGGGCTACAATGTTTTAGTGGCGCTTACCGCTTTGGACGCGATAGAGATGATCAAGACTTCTCCGCCGGATATTATCCTTCTCGACGAGATGATGCCGGGAATGGATGGCCTAAGCGCTATAGAGGAAATCCGGAAAATAAACAAGCACATTCCTATAGTTATGGTTACCAAGTCCGAGGAAGAGAACATTATGGAGGAAGCTATAGGTCAGCAGATAACCGATTACATCGTGAAGCCGGTAAACCCGATACAAATTCTTACTGTTCTAAAGAAGATTTTGGAGGCTGAGGAGATAGTTGGGCAGCGACTAACGAGGAATTACGCTCACGAGTATCGCGAAATATACGATAGGCTTTCGCCCAATGCAGCGCCTACAGAATGGCTTGAAATAGGCAAATGGCTTGCTGAATGGGATGTCATACTCGACGAGCGCCCCGACCTTGAGCTAACGGACGCTCACAGAACATTCAGGAGAGAGGTTAACGCTGAGTTCTCACAGTACATAGTAAAAAATTATCCCAACTGGATTTGGCAGGACCCACCCAAGCGCCCAACTATGTCGGTGGACATTTTTGAGAAGTATGTTGCGCCACATCTTCGCTATGGAAACAGAGTAATGTATGTTGTTATAGATTGCATGCGCTATGACCAGTGGCTTATGGTCGAGCCGCTTCTTGCCGAGCATTTCAATGTGAAAACGGACCTTTACTTTTCGATATTGCCTTCGGCAACACCATACGCACGAAACGCACTTTTCTCAGGGCTTTTCCCATACGACCTTCAGAGAGCATATCCGAAAATATGGGAGCATGGTCAAACTGACCCTGGCTCGCACAACAGATACGAGCACGAACTTATGGACCACCTTCTCGACAGGCTTGGGATAGAACTTCGCGGTGATACAAAATACATAAAAATCCTCGACCCTGAGGAAGGTGAAAGCTTACTCAGACGCATATCGTCTTACACCTCAGCGCCGCTTTCGGCTGTGGTTGTGAACTTCCTCGACATACTTGCGCACTCGCGTGCAGCCTCGAACCTCCTGAAAGAAATATCGCCCGATGAAAGTGGTTATCGCGCAGTAATGAAGACATGGTTCGCTCAATCATCGCTCTTTGAGGCGCTCAAGCGTGCCAAGGAGAAAGACGACATGGTTATAGTGGTTACGACCGACCATGGAAGCACTATAGGAAAACGGGGCACGAAAACCTATGGCAAAAAGGACACA
Proteins encoded:
- a CDS encoding PQQ-binding-like beta-propeller repeat protein, encoding MKGYKVIIGLVVWVLLILSLSGCAPKITIPQMEMEGSQWCYPRSDPQNTGYIDGMLSDSLKKIWYTQLNGMDPSCPTTFDKLVFTGLPNSRIIALDKENGAIKLNFWADAPIIMPPVFSPPYMAYIGSGMYNVTACFDVRSGQRIFANRSGDSKTAPIICGDTIIVFTMSGGVYALNALNGLLLWQVKLANPIHVQPAERNDTLFIAANDVLVEIYRGEVTLQTTLPFVPIGFVVLSDDKIAISSESGDIAVISSANGQPVWQAKLNAEALPPMVHAGKAIFADKAGNIKAFDLASGKELWKVNVGKNVLSPPIGVGEKVVVSTDDGDIYLIASADGKVISKTAIHEDVKRGLASDGKSLFVPSVYGRITCLR
- a CDS encoding T9SS type A sorting domain-containing protein, with product MLRRVSILILIVLSSNQILSQRYIAFDSRRTGITFDWIDTTGGTLLSGAMVRDDDTTVVHLPFTFRFYSIGYDSMWVSSNGLITFFPDSAAIWRNHPIPNTASPNAYIAPYWDDLRPIPAGTTLPRPVIYFKTGGSPPNRWVAIIWANIFRYSYRRDGITFEAILYENPTGNGKIAFQYLDVEWAGSTAISFGASATVGIENRTGTEGVQYLYNSPILRDSMRIEFIDLSSTHDIAALGVELFPVTPIPSLITITPKAIITDLGGYDEDLAKAKITITGDTAGIIYQESVTFNIDTAETNLVPFPTLSFSVPDSYTAVVAIHHPADSFPFDDTSETRFFVAEHFASGGPDASGFRWYDNFYPDTEAARFLGIDLAGATQLTLSGDDVTTTFDLPFPFPYYDRFVRRIWISSNGFISVSSVSSALPTNDTLPTGSIRGAIAPFWDDHYIRTSASPPSSVYVKSGLTPDSIRYFSVIWRQSYLPYSSTTDYCTYEARLFENGEILFQYGPSHSGSGVWNNLYGKSATIGISSPDGRTSLIYEFNGNPPGNPIFPGLAIRFVPSTIPRDTIGPVIVHYSQPVIYFCDDAGGYRFTVSANDPMGISADTMYVWVNGHPRVLVSYMHVDENFYYWLDSIFFGDTIEYYFVFWDDFVIPNRSIFPAGAPAVKITTIVGNPHIGGDTTIAAFIDSRYDSTFAPEFDWVEIDPAAGGSGTIIDSTHDDLLSNPINIGGLVWFFEPIYSHHVKISTNGWLTFDLSYSSGRPSTGYMPSALLPNFVIAPLWVDLIPRPPHPATMPYGKVIAYDDTANNRFIVEWKHVYPYGDSSGVNATFEVMIPYFDDIDEIPHVVSIIAQYLHVPSVLRRRPTIGIENMDGDGVAYVNAGYPPACLPYDSSAVKFYILTPYSISSPKKPDEVIVSDVVPNPFNSSAKITLELPKSSIVRAEIYDTKGRLVQKLCETKLPRGKYTLCWTPYDNICSGIYIMRISVGEKIFTRKFVFTK
- a CDS encoding zf-TFIIB domain-containing protein, producing MHIKCPNCGTTQEIDISHYDPGQLLVMCKNCNAKFVVPLTNSDYDEAETKALGHGIVSVTCPYCGREIIATIERIKGSELWRCPACRGIFRASIPEHILKIEKEAEGYEPVEKDEIAVIETVTSEKLSGAGDVEFIPGISDVDLHDEEQPQESVTQTTSEVGAGVSFQSPDEEIMPPLTEKEKFTERFLVKMGDKIAGPMSFALLENWARSGIMGPNALIARMSKNPNKFFPAKLMPELKPYFFPQEPKVGAAMKEILMETSPAELMMQAINSGALGGLVAGLIFSPLILTKLWQPVPIFSPILQVIVLLGFSTVVGLGIGAINSILERWIISYPWTTLVQSLIALLFAIFVFVIYALRFKVGTAVFAAILAFAIFFLIGLFTCQFHRKYETPE
- a CDS encoding 3-isopropylmalate dehydratase; protein product: MMEKVIKGRVFVIRDQNGEPINDIDTDMIFHNKYLAITELSQMGQYAFSNLTGWEDFPKKARPGDILIVGENFGAGSSRQQAVDCFIALGIAAIVGESFGAIYFRNAVNAGLPIFVAPGIARSEVQTGDIISINTETGEIFDETKGIKLPSARPLTTVQRQIIEAGGLLELARKIRE
- a CDS encoding glycosyltransferase; this encodes MGDSKNLRVALVHDYLNQYGGAEVVLRWLHHLFPHAPVFTLIYEPDLVPPDFRGWDIRPVGWSRYFPFRKKLYKYYIFLYPAMIEQVDVRNFDLVISSSYLWAKGVITRSDTLHICYCHTPMRQAWELYFEYKESYSKFISKFIYPFVFNYLRLWDRVSADRVDKFIANSEVVRRRILKYYHRDSIVVHPPVELHNIRPSPEIGDYYLVLSRLVPYKRIDLAVKAFNRLGKKLIIAGTGPQLKKLRRMAKDNITFLGFVDEPKKNELLSHAKALIFPGEEDFGIVPIEAQAAGRPVIAYGRGGATTTIIDGVTGIFFDEPTVESLIDAVVKFEQFDFNPQDAIENAKRFGVKTFLERMKDVISAFVAEFFGEEYARKLFVEIEERV
- a CDS encoding energy-coupling factor transporter transmembrane protein EcfT, encoding MNIPLGQYIKGKSTIHLLDPRTKLLGLVSLAVLIISKSHLWNHLLAFALLVLLTKAARISLKRVVKLIWGFKYFILITFVINLLFTPSKDGLSFLFLHLSIRGAVYGILFSARMVLLLWAASLFSWVTSPVSLADSFEELFGFLRVFGVHPRDISTVILLSMRYIPTIIDDAVKIRWAQLARGAKVSGGIIKRARQLVPLIIPVFATSFRRADKLAIALELRCYDPLMPRTRLTPLRLTTTDKITILAMLALLVVMLVII
- a CDS encoding response regulator, with amino-acid sequence MLSKKVLWVDDEVDQLRSHIKFLEKRGYNVLVALTALDAIEMIKTSPPDIILLDEMMPGMDGLSAIEEIRKINKHIPIVMVTKSEEENIMEEAIGQQITDYIVKPVNPIQILTVLKKILEAEEIVGQRLTRNYAHEYREIYDRLSPNAAPTEWLEIGKWLAEWDVILDERPDLELTDAHRTFRREVNAEFSQYIVKNYPNWIWQDPPKRPTMSVDIFEKYVAPHLRYGNRVMYVVIDCMRYDQWLMVEPLLAEHFNVKTDLYFSILPSATPYARNALFSGLFPYDLQRAYPKIWEHGQTDPGSHNRYEHELMDHLLDRLGIELRGDTKYIKILDPEEGESLLRRISSYTSAPLSAVVVNFLDILAHSRAASNLLKEISPDESGYRAVMKTWFAQSSLFEALKRAKEKDDMVIVVTTDHGSTIGKRGTKTYGKKDTSTNLRYKVGDNLNVDKRGAILIKDPKKWRLPSFGVTTNYIIAFEDYYLVYPTNFSEYERQYRNSFLHGGISVEEMIIPVATLTPK
- the speB gene encoding agmatinase; its protein translation is METFDGRYLRASDYSHSSWVLFGVPYDGTSSFKPGSRFGPQAIRQASISLEDYSPYQGKTLPTFADIGDIEMPLGTVEKALAEIEKVADGVIADGKFLIALGGEHSITIATVKSYKKRYANLQVIAFDAHCDFRDEYLKGKLSHATVLRRIAEMSKLHLFGPRSGSRNEFVDVKRLCLTFEPFGISKIGDAVSIIGNDPVYITLDLDILDPSVFPGTGNPEPGGLAFSELLDAILWLSSQLNIVGVDIVELNPMLDPSGASAVVAAKIVREILIAVG